The uncultured Campylobacter sp. nucleotide sequence TCGTGTATTTTTGCATCAAAGCCTGCGCAAAAAAGCCAAAAACCGTTCCCAGCAGGCAGATCACCGCCATCGCGACGAAAAAGCTTCGATCCATCACCGGCACGATGCTGACTCTTTCAAAAAAGATCGCCGCAAAGCAGCAAAGCACGCTTAAGCAGAGGATCTGTACGTAGGCGATGCCCGCTACGTCGCAGCTTTGCACGAAGCGGTTGGTCAGCACGATGTGAAACGAATACGCGCACGCGCAGACTAGCGCCAGCGCTTCACCCTTGCCCAGGCCTAGCTGCGTGTCGCCGATGAGATAGAGCCCAGCGATCGCAAGCGCGATGCCAGCGTAGGCGTAGGAGTAAATTTTGTGCCTAAACAGCGCCGCGGCGATGAAGGGCACGAGTGCGACGTTTAGACCGATGATGAACGCCACGGAGGAGCTTTGCGCAAATTTAAAGGCGAAGGTCTGCGACGTAAAACCTGCGAATAAAAACAGGCTAAGCACCGCGCCGTGCTTGATCTCGCGCGAAGTTATGGTCTTGAGCTTCGGGAAAAATATCACGCCTGCGATGATACTCGCGGCGAAAAAGCGCCAAAATAGCAGCACGAAGACGTTGTTGCTCGCAAGTGCCTGCGAGGTGGGCAGATACCCGAGCCCAAAAGCGATCGCCACGAAGACCATTCCGATGTCGGCTCTGAATTCCAAACTTTTATTCATCTGCGTCCTTTTTGAAAATTTAAAGTCGTAATTTTACGAAATTTTAGGTAAAAAATAGGCTAAATTTTGGCGGAGCGATTTAGAATTTAGGATTTTAAAATCGCGAGTTAAATTTTAGCGCCTAGCTCGTTTTAAGTTTTCGGCTCGTCTTTTTGGGCTTGCGCGCACTTGTTCGCGCGATCATTATGCCGCTTTGCTACGCGTACATTTTACGGCTACTACTCGCGCGATCATTATGCTGCTTTGCTACGGCTTATCATAAATTTTCATAGCTATTGCTCGCGCGTGGCTAAATTTAAAATTTAATCGCCCGCGCCCTATTTGTCATTTTTTGGAATTTCTATGTTTGCGCGCTCATTCGCGCCTTTTAAACTTATAGTTTTTCTGAGCGTGGATTTAAGGGGAGTCTTTGCCTCTTTTGATTTCATCATCTTATAGCGCCTCTTTCTTATCTCTGCTTCGATAAATTTTATATCTTGCTGTGCGTATGGGAATGAGAGCGTAAAATTTTTGCTGCTTTGCCCGTCTTCTACTATCAAAATCGGCATCTCACCCCTCATCCCTTTCTCCGTAAGGGCATTTTCTATATCGATCTTTGTGCTAAATTTAAACGACAAAAATCTCCACTCTTTCCTTACGGTGCGGCTGTCCATGATGACGCCCTTTTCAGATAACGGCAGTATGGCAATTAGCATCATTGCAAGACCCATCACGATCACGAGTGCGGCCTCGCCGCCGCCTCTTTGCATATACCCGCCTACGCATAAAGGGTCGTTTGCATCAAAGCATGCAACTTTACCTCCGCCTCTTGTTGTTTTTATCCAAGGCTCATCAAACGCCACCAACGAACCCCAGGATAAAAATAGCACGATAAGCATAGTTTTTGCTATGGGGCTAGGAGGTATGAGCCAGGCGCCCTTTTGCACGGTTTTATAAGAGACCTTACTTTTAAAAGCCATGCTTTTTAAAATGGCAAGTCCAAGCAGTAAAAGATTTATGCCGAATACCAAATATAAAAATATCATACTGCCGCCTTAAATTTAGATATTTTTAGCGTTAAATTAAGCTCAAGCATCCTGCTCGCTCGCTTCGGCTTTTGAAATTTCAGCTAGCTTTTCTAATATAAAATTTTGCAAAAAATCTATATCTCTTCGTGCATATAAAAATCCCGCTCCGAATTTAACGCCGCTAATTTTGCCTCGTATGCTTATTATTTTTACGCCTCTTATAAACCCTACGGCGCATATCATTTCGTCAAAGCCTATTTTTTCCGTATGCCTAAACGGCAGAACCTCCCATTCTTTGTAGATGCCGCTTTTATCTATTCTGATTCCTTTTTGAATTAGCACGATAAAGGAAAAAATTATGGCACAAACAGATATGATTTTGCCGAGTATTAGTCTTGGCTCGCTTATTTGCAGATACCCATCCACGCATCTGGGATCACCTTCTTCGAAGCATCTTAAATTTATGCCTGCCGCTTTGTATTCCTGCGAGCAAATTTTATCGTGGGTGTAAAAGCAGGGTATCGGATTACCGTTGTGTTTTGCTACGTGCGGGCTAGATAGAGTGACTACACCGAAGCTTAGGCATATTATAAACATAGGTATCTTTAAAAGCGGATCGGTTGGGATAAATAATGTCCCGCGATAGACGGTTTTATACGATCTGTTTGTCTGAAGCAATGAAACAAGAAGGCAAAAGCCTATCGTAACATAAAGGATTATCGTAGCAAACTCGACTATACTTTGCGACATAATAATGACCTTGTTTTTTAGATTACGCAAGCTCGCGTCTTTGGCAATTTTAGCGCAAAATTTCTAAATTTACGAGATTCTAAGCGCGCTTTTTATAAATCGCGATTAGAATTTTATCTCGCTAGCGTGATCTTGCCGAGCGAAAGGCGGATTAAATTTTTAGCTTTTAGATCTTGCAGCACGCGGTTTATGACGTTGCGCGAGGTGCCTAGGCGCTCTTGCGATGCCATAAAGCGCCTTAAAATTTTGCGGCCTAAATCTTAATGATAATTATCTAAATATTTAAAATCGCACAATATAATTGCGAACCTCAATCAAATAAAGATTAAATTTATCTCGCAAGGATCTACAATGAGCTCGCTTTTGAAGCGCAATAAAATTTTGTTTAACGTCCATCTTATTTTGTCGATCGTTTTTTCTATCCCGCTGCTTATTATAGGCGTGACGGGCGCGATTTTGTCGTATCAGCACGAGCTTGAGGCGCTAATAAACGCGGGCTCTAAAAAGGTCGAAAAAACAGGCGAAATGCAAAGCATAGAGAAAATTCTGCAAAGCTTTAGCGAGCAAACAGGCGCTAAGCAGCCCGTAAGGCTCGTCGTGCCCAAAAGCGATGACGAAGCCTTCGTCATTTACGCAAACAGAAATGATGCATATCTGGTCGATCCATACACCGCGCAGATCATCGGCAAGGATCGCGGCACGGGCTTTGTGCTAACGGTGATGGCGCTGCATCGAAATTTGGGCCTAGCGCTAAGCGGCAATAAAACTGCAGGCGAGGTCGGTAAACAGATCGTAGGCGCGAGTGTCGTGGTGATGATACTGCTCGTAATAAGCGGCGTCTGGCTGCATTTCCCAAGGCTTAGACGCAAATTTATCGAAGCTATAAAGCCAAATTTTAAACTCAAAAAATACGCTCTTTTTTATAACCTACACACGAGCCTAGGCTCGCTAAGTGCAGTGATTTACCTGCTTATCTGCTTAACCGGGCTTAACTGGTCGTATAGCTGGTATAACGATGCCGTGACGAAGCTTTTCGTAAGTTCGCAAAATTTACCGCAAGCTAGCGCGCCTAAAGCCGCCGCTTCTAAAGATCACGCCGCCGCACCTGCTAAAGATGAGGGCAAAAAACCCGCTACGTATAAATTTAGCGACGCGCAGAGGGCTTATGAGATATTCAGATCAAGTGGCATAGAGTATAAAGAATTTACCCTAATGCTCGCAGCCAGAGATAAGATCGGCGTCAGGTATTATGAGCCCGACGCGCCCGCTACCGCCCGTCCAAAAGGCGCGAGCGTGAAGCTAAAGGAGGGCAAGGTCGCGGAGCAGAAGCAGACGGACGGTATCACCGTGGGCGAGTTTAAAGA carries:
- a CDS encoding DMT family transporter, coding for MNKSLEFRADIGMVFVAIAFGLGYLPTSQALASNNVFVLLFWRFFAASIIAGVIFFPKLKTITSREIKHGAVLSLFLFAGFTSQTFAFKFAQSSSVAFIIGLNVALVPFIAAALFRHKIYSYAYAGIALAIAGLYLIGDTQLGLGKGEALALVCACAYSFHIVLTNRFVQSCDVAGIAYVQILCLSVLCCFAAIFFERVSIVPVMDRSFFVAMAVICLLGTVFGFFAQALMQKYTTPVKTALFFTLEPVTAGIMGVFVGGERLSAMQILGAALILAGVLISEIGSYLSAKRSRSADV
- a CDS encoding PepSY-associated TM helix domain-containing protein, with the protein product MSSLLKRNKILFNVHLILSIVFSIPLLIIGVTGAILSYQHELEALINAGSKKVEKTGEMQSIEKILQSFSEQTGAKQPVRLVVPKSDDEAFVIYANRNDAYLVDPYTAQIIGKDRGTGFVLTVMALHRNLGLALSGNKTAGEVGKQIVGASVVVMILLVISGVWLHFPRLRRKFIEAIKPNFKLKKYALFYNLHTSLGSLSAVIYLLICLTGLNWSYSWYNDAVTKLFVSSQNLPQASAPKAAASKDHAAAPAKDEGKKPATYKFSDAQRAYEIFRSSGIEYKEFTLMLAARDKIGVRYYEPDAPATARPKGASVKLKEGKVAEQKQTDGITVGEFKDANYQLHTGYFFGLAGKILWSLVSLCMALFIFSGFYMTVKRAFKSENLG